In Nicotiana tabacum cultivar K326 chromosome 17, ASM71507v2, whole genome shotgun sequence, one DNA window encodes the following:
- the LOC107779112 gene encoding uncharacterized protein LOC107779112: MTIDSGLVTKRRSWGKLLAMRSSGDASCMWTTTAKCIRVAAREVLGVSKGFSGSQKGDWLWSKVVQEKVESKQAAYLTLIESIDQEARRKNMEGYRRAKKEAKLAVIAAKTAAFGHLYEELGAKGGDKKLYNLVKVREKKARDLDQVKCINDEEGRVLMEEAQIRQDGRHISINSRGRSTMESIHIVRRLVEQYREMNKDLHMVFIDLEKTYDKVPREVLWRCLEAKGVSVAYIKVIEDMYDEAKTRAYRLDKIRNEVIGVKVGVAPVEDKMREARLRWFGHIKRRSIEAPVSRCERLASVSSKRGRDRPKKSWGDVIRRDMVRLELIEDMTLDKRVWRSRIRVED, from the exons ATGACTATTGATTCTGGACTAGTTACAAAGCGCAGGAGTTGGGGGAAGTTGTTGGCTATGAGGAGCAGTGGGGACGCGAGCTGTATGTGGACCACGACAGCGAAGTGTATTAGAGTAGCTGCGAGAGAagtgttaggggtctcgaaggGTTTCTCTGGCAGCCAAAAAGGTGACTGGTTGTGGAGCAAGGTGGTACAAGAGAAAGTGGAATCCAAGCAAGCGGCGTACTTAACGCTTATAGAGAGCATAGACCAGGAAGCAAGAAGGAAGAACATGGAGGGGTATAGGAGGGCTAAGAAGGAGGCGAAGTTAGCGGTTATTGCGGCTAAGACTGCGGCGTTTGGGCATTTGTATGAAGAGCTTGGGGCCAAAGGCGGGGACAAGAAGCTATACAATCTAGTCAAGGTGAGAGAGAAGAAGGCCCGTGATTTGGATCAAGTTAAGTGTATCAACGATGAGGAAGGGAGAGTTTTGATGGAAGAGGCTCAGATAAGACAAGATGGCAGACATATTTCCATAAACTCCAGG GGGCGTTCGACTATGGAATCCATTCACATTGTAAGGAGAttggtggagcagtatagggagatgAATAAGGACTTGCacatggtgttcattgacctagagaaaaCATATGACAAAGTCCCGAGAGAGGTGCTCTGGCGATGCTTGGAGGCTAAAGGGGTCTCAGTAGCCTATATTAAGGTGATTGAGGATATGTATGACGAAGCTAAGACTCGA GCATACCggttagataagattaggaatgaagttattggGGTAAAGGTGGGAGTGGCCCCTGTGGAAGATAAGATGCGGGAGGcaaggttgagatggttcgggcacattaaGAGGAGAAGTATAGAAGCCCCAGTTAGTAGGTGTGAGCGGTTAGCCTCGGTGAGCAGCAAGAGGGGTAGAGATAGGcctaagaagtcttggggagaCGTTATTAGGCGGGACATGGTGCGGCTGGAGTTGATTGAAGACATGACCCTAGACAAGAGGGTGTGGAGGTCAAGGATTAGGGTAGAAGATTAG